The DNA region ATGCCGATGCCGTTCAGCAGGTACCAGCTGGCGATCGTGAAGATCAGCAGCAGCACGTGGCCGGCGAACATGTTGGCGAAGAGTCGCACGGCGTGGGTGAAGGGCCGGATCAGCAGGTTCGACATGATCTCGATGAGCATGACGAACGGGAGCGCCGGGCCGATCGACGGGTCGTAGCCGGAGATGTTCTTCCAGCCGCCGACGAAGCCGTGCCGCTTGAAGGTCAGGCTGACCCAGAGGACGTACACGATCGCGGCCAGCGCCACCGGGAAACCGATGACCGAGACCACCGGGAACTGGGCGAGCGGGATGATCGCCCAGAGGTTCATGATCCAGATGAAGAAGAAGAGCGACACCATGAGGGGCACGTACTTCTTGCCCTCACGCTTGCCGAGCGTCTCGTAGACCACGCCGGTGCGGATGAAGTCGTAACCCGCCTCGGCGACCATCTGGAGCTTTCCGGGCACCAGCTTCGGCTTGTTGAACGCCGCCCAGAAGAAGCCGACGACGACAACGGTGCTCAGGACCGCCAGCAGCATCGGCTTGTTGATCTCGATGCCGCCGACGGTGAACATCGGCTCGAAAACAAAGGAGTGCAGGCCAGGAGCCGGGAAGCCGCATCCGTCGAAGATGTGGCAGTCGGTCTCGAAGGCGAGCACCGTCGTCGGGTCAGCACTCACCGCGGGCTCCTTCAGCGTGGCGCATAGGTACGGCAACCTCGTTGTGTCGGCGCGGCAGGCAGCCGCTGGTCGGCACTGGACTGGTGTTACGGATGGGGGGCGGCTCAGGCATTACGCCTCGCGTCGGAGCGGGCGTCGATTCGGATCGGATGCCCGCGCCCGCAGTGCCGCAGTTGGCACCGGACGATAGCAGGGTCTCGAACGCCCGCTTATCCCGGCCCTACCCCTCACGACGAAGACCCCGTGTTCTGGGGCTTCTTGGCCACGGACGGTTCCGGTTCGACATAGAGGATCTTGGTCTTCATGTGGACGCGGATCTGAGCGGCGACCCAGGAGAGCGTCGCGACGATGATCGCCGCGGCGAAGGCCCTCGGGTTGAAGAGCGTCGTGTCCTTGAATGCGGCCACGAAGACGAAGAGCAGCAGCAGCTCGGTCGTGTAGAGGGCGAGCCCCATGGACTGGAACAGGTGCGGCAGCGACTTCGCGGTGCGCTGGAGGACGGTGAGACCGATCCCCATGAAGAGGATCACCACCAGCGTCCCGACCGCCGCTCCGATCGCCCCCTTGCCACCCGCGACCGCACCGCTGACGGCGACGGTGACGGCACCGGCGACAGCAGTGGGCACGGCGGTGTGGAGGAGAGTCCGGACGTCGTTGGACGGCATGGCGGTAACTCCGCTTTGCAGGGGGTGGGCAGTGGTCGTCAGGGACGAGCGTAGGCCCGGTACGAGTCGGTACCTCCGGCCGAGGAACCGTCTCTCGAGGTCCCTTCGGCTCCGTCACCGGGCTTAGTGAACGGTATCACAAACTATTTGATGAGGTCTTTACCCGAAAGGTGTGCTCGCTGTCACACATGAGAGTTAACCCGCGCGTGTGTGCAGAACATCACGGCACCTTGTGTGGTAATGAACCTTGGCGTCCGAATCGTCAACGCGAGGAATCGGCACGATCCCGAGCGGCGAAGCGCGAACGGGGGCCGATCGCGGTCGCTCCGTTGACGCCGGACACCCCCACGGCCACCGGGGCCCGGTCCGGGGCCCCGGACGCCAGGTGCGAGCCGCCGGGCAGATGCCGGTCCTCCGCCTCCCCGTCCGCGGCCGGCTCCGGCCCGTCCACCGGCTCGTCCTGCGCGGAGTCACGGCGGCGGCGCCGGTAGCGCGGGGGCACGAACCTCTCGGCCCAGCGCGGAGCACGCGGCGTGAATCGTGGCATCAGCAGCAGGACCAGGCCCACGGCGCTGAGTCCGACGACCACGAGCACGATCCACAGCGAGGCCGAGTGCACGGAGTACCCGACGGCGCCGAACGCGATGAGCGCGGACCAGAAGTACATGATCAGGACGGACCGGCTGTGCGAGTGCCCGATCTCCAGCAGCCGGTGGTGCAGGTGCCCGCGGTCGGCCGCGAACGGCGACTGGCCGTTCCAGGTGCGCCGCACGATCGCGAGGATGAGGTCGGCGGCCGGGATGGCGATGATCGTCAGCGGCAGCAACAGCGGGATGAAGACCGGCAGCATCGCGTGGGTCGCCTGCCGTTCGCTGCCCTCGAAGAGCTTCATCGCGTCCGGGTCGACCTGGCCGGTGACGGAGATCGCGCCGGCGGCGAGCACCAGACCGATCAGCATCGAACCGGAGTCGCCCATGAAGATCCGGGCAGGGTGCATGTTGTGCGGCAGGAAGCCCAGGCACATGCCCATCAGGACGGCGGCGAAGAGCGTCGCCGGGGCCGCGGCCTCGATCCCGTACCCGTACCAGAGCCGGTAGGTGTACAGGAAGAACGCGGCGGAGGCGATGCACACCATGCCGGCCGCGAGACCGTCCAGGCCGTCGACGAAGTTCACCGCGTTGATGGTGATCACGACCAGCGCGACGGTGAGCAGCGTCCCCTGCCACTGGGTCAGGGCCACCGTGCCGACCCCGGGGATCGGCAGCCACAGGATCGTCAGACCCTGGATGACCATGACGGCGGCGGCGATCATCTGCCCGCCGAGCTTGATCAGGGCGTCGATCTCGAACTTGTCGTCCAGGACGCCGATCAGCCAGATCAGCGCGGCGCCGGAGAGCAGGGCCCGCGGCTCGTTGGAGAGTTCGAAGACACCGTTCAGATTGAACAGGTGGTCGGCGACGATCAGTCCCGCGCACAGTCCGCCGAACATGGCGATGCCACCGAGCCGCGGTGTCGGTTCTCGGTGTACGTCACGCGCACGGATCGCGGGCATCGCCCCGACCGCGATGGCGAACTTCCGCACCGGCCCGGTCAGCAGATAGGTAACTGCGGCCGTGACACAGAGCGTCAGCAGGTAATCACGCACGGGCTGCCCCACAGATTTCGCCGGCCATCTCAGCCCCACACCCTAGTCCCATGTACAAGGACACCGAGGTACGGGTGATGGTTGCACGGGCTTCGGCTACGCCGGATAGGGCGGATTGCGCTCCGCCAGGCCGCGCACCTCGGCCCGCAGCCGCCCGGCGTCGTCCTCCTCCCGCACCGCCGCGCCGATCAGGGCGGCGATCTGTGCCATGTCCGCGTCGTCCATCCCCTGGGTGGTGACGGCCGCGGTACCGAGCCGGATGCCGCGGCCGTCCCCGTGGGGCAGCGCGCAGGTGTCGAGAACCACACCGGCGGCCGCGAGGCGCTCACGGGCGGTACGCCCGTCGACCCCCAGCGGCCCGGGGTCCGCGACGACGATGTGGGTGTCCGTGCCGCCCGTGGTGACCTCGAAGCCCTCGGCCTCCAGGGCCGCCGCGAGGACGCGGGCGTGGGCGACCACCTGGTGGGCGTAGAGCGCGTAGGCCGGCGTGGCCGCCTCCCCGAACGCGACGGCCTTGGCGGCGACGGTGTGCATCTGGGCGCCGCCCTGGCTGAACGGGAACACCGCTCGGTCGATCCGCTGGGCCAGTTCGACGCCGCACAGGATCATGCCGCCGCGGGGTCCGCGCAGCACCTTGTGCGTCGTGGCGCACACCACGTCGGCGTACGGGACCGGGCTGGGTGCCGCTCCGCCGGCGATCAGGCCCATCGGGTGGGCCGCGTCGGCGATCAGGTAGGCGCCCGCCTCGTCGGCGATCTCACGGAAGACCTCGTAGTCGGGGTGGCGGGGATAGGAGATCGAGCCGCAGACGATCGCCTTGGGGCGGCGGGCCCGCGCCAGGGCGCGCACCTGCGCGTAGTCGATCAGCCCGGTCTCCGGGTCGACGCCGTAACCGGCGAAGTCGAACCAGCGGCCGGAGAAGTTCGCGGGAGCTCCGTGCGTGAGGTGCCCGCCGTACGGGAGCCCCATGGCCAGCACGGTGTCTCCGGGGCGCAGCAGGGCCGCGTAGGCGGCGAGGACGGCGGAGGAGCCGGAGTGCGGCTGGACGTTGGCGTGCTCGGCGCCGAACAGCGACATGGCCCGCCGCACCGCGACACGTTCGGCGGCGTCCGCCTGCTCGCAGCCGCCGTGGTGGCGGGCGCCGGGGTAGCCCTCGGCGTACTTGTTGGCGAGCGGGGAGCCGAGGGCGGCCAGGACGGCGGGTGAGGTGAAGTTCTCGGCGGCGATGAGCTGCAACGTGCTCGACTGGCGGCCTGTCTCGGCCAGCAGGATGCCCGCGACCTCCGGGTCCTGCCGGAACAGGGCCCCGAAGTCCTGCGGCATGGCGCCGCCGGACGAGGCCGGCGGGGACACGGCGGCGGGTGCGGCTGGAGTGGTGACCGGCATCTGACGGCTCCGGGCCTGAGGAGGGGTGCACTGGTCGGGAGCCGTCGCCCCACTCCCGCCGCCGGACCGGCTCGAGGCGCGCCCGGTGCGGTCGATCGCGGGGCGCCTGCGCGCCCTCATAGCGGAGCTATCAGGGCGTTACGGCTGCGCCACGAGCGGCCGTGCCCGGCATTCCGGGCCCAGCGTGGGTTGGACAGCGGCTTCCAGCTCCAATGTAGGCCCGCTCCGGGCGGAGTGCCCGCTGCCGTGCGGCCCCGTACGCCGGTCGGCGCACCCGCACGTCCGGAGCCGTCAGTGCGGGGCGCGTACGCCCGTCAGCGCCGTCACCACGGGGTCGAGTGCCTGGTTGATCTCGTCGCCGATGGAGCGGAAGAACGTGATCGGGGCGCCGTACGGGTCGAAGACCTCGTCGGCCTCCGCGGTGGGGGCGAGCAGCCAGCCGCGCAGCGCCGCCGCGGCGCGCACCAGCGCGCGGGCGCGTTCGACGACACCCTCCTCGTGCGCGTCGGGCAGCGTCGCGGGGTCTATGGCCCTGACGAGCCGGGTGAACTCCTTGAGCGTGAAGGTGCGCAGCCCCGCCGAGTGCCCCATGGAGATCACCTGGGCCCGGTGGTCGCGGGTGGCGGTGAGGACGAGGTCGGCGCGGATGACGTGCTCGTCGAGCAGCTCGCGGCCGACGAAGCCGGAGGCGTCGGCACCGAAGTCGGCGAGGACCACCTCGGCGTTGGCCTCCATGGGCGCGCCCTCGTGCCCCCAGGTGCCCGCGCTCTCCACGATCAGGCCGCCGCTGAGCGGATCGCCGAGGCGGTCCACCAGGGCATGGCGGGTCAGCCGCTCGGTGATGGGCGAGCGGCAGACGTTGCCTGTGCTGACGTGGAGGATGCGGAAAGTGTCGTGTCGTCCCGCTATGCCACGCCCCTCAGGGGCGGTCAATTGGCCACCTCGAGGTCGGGTACCACCTTGCGGAGCTCTTCGACGGAGAGCGCTCCGGCCCGCAGGAGAAGAGGAACCTTGCCGGTGACGTCGACGATCGAGGACGGGACGATCCCGGGGGTCGGCCCGCCGTCGAGGTAGACGGAGACGGAGTCCCCGAGCATCTCCTGAGCGGCGTCGCAGTCCTCGGGCGAGGGGTGTCCGGTGAGGTTGGCGCTGGAGACGGCCATCGGGCCGACCTCCGTGAGGAGTTCGATGGCGACCGGGTGCAGGGGCATCCGGACGGCGACCGTGCCCCGGGTGTCGCCGAGGTCCCACTGGAGGGACGGCTGATGCCTGGCGACGAGCGTCAGGGCGCCGGGCCAGAAGGCGTCGACGAGCTCCCAGGCCTGCTCGGAGAAGTCCGTGACCAGGCCGTGCAGGGTGTTCGGGGAGCCGATCAGGACGGGGGTCGGCATGTTCCGGCCGCGGCCCTTGGCATCGAGCAGGTCGGCGACCCCCTCGGAGCTGAAGGCGTCCGCACCGATCCCGTACACGGTGTCGGTGGGCAGCACGACCAGTTCACCGCGGCGGACGGCGGACGCGGCCTCACGCAGGCCGGTCGTACGGTCGGTCGCGTCGTTGCAGTCGTATCGCCGTGCCATCAGCCGGCCTCCTCGGACATGTGCGGGTCTGGCGGGTAGGGGTCGTCGTGCGGTTCCGGCGTGCCGGCGGTCACGGCATGGCCTTGCGGGCCGTCGCGAACCGGGGCCGGTTGTTCAGGTCGGGGTGGTCGGCCGCGTCGGCCCAGCCCCGCTCCTCGGTGAAGATCCACGGCACCTGGCCGCCCTGGGTGTCGGCGTGCTCGATGACGACGAGCCCGCCGGGACGCAGGAGGCGGTGCGCGGTGCGCTCGATGCCGCGGATGGTGTCGAGGCCGTCCTCGCCGGAGAAGAGCGCCATCTGCGGGTCGTGGTCGCGGGCCTCGGGCGCCACGTACTCCCACTCCGTGAGAGGGATGTACGGCGGGTTGGAGATGACCAGGTCGACCTGTCCGTCGAGCTCCGGGAGGGCGCTGAGGGCGTCCCCGCGGTGGACGGTGACCCTGGACCCCTCGGCGTTCTTCCGGGTCCACCTCAGGGCGTCCTCGGACAGCTCCACGCCGTGCACGCGCGAGCGCGGAACCTCCTGGGCCATGGCGAGGGCGATCGCGCCCGAACCGGTGCAGAGGTCGACGATGAGCGGCTCGACGACGTCCATGGCGCGGACCGCGTCTATCGCCCAGCCGACGACCGACTCGGTCTCCGGACGGGGCACGAAGACGCCGGGTCCCACCTGGAGCTCCAGGTAGCGGAAGAAGGCGCGGCCGGTGATGTGCTGGAGCGGCTCGCGGGCCTCGCGGCGGGCGACGGTCTCCCAGTAGCGGGCGTCGAAGTCGGCGTCCGGCACACGGTGCAGCTCACCCCGCTTGACGCCGTGCACGAAGGCGGCGAGTTCCTCGGCATCGAATCGCGGCGAGGGGACACCGGCGTCGGCCAGCCGCTGGGTGGCCTGGGCCACCTCGGCGAGCAGCAGGTTCATCGCGGATCTCCGTACGGGTTCACGGGGGTGGGACGCAGCTTATGCGGCAGCGAGCTTGGCGGCCGAGTCGGCGTCGACGCAGGCCTGGATGACGGCGTCGAGGTCGCCGTCCAGGACCTGGTCCAAGTTGTACGCCTTGAAGCCGACCCGGTGGTCCGAGATCCGGTTTTCCGGGAAGTTGTAGGTCCGGATCTTCTCGGAGCGGTCGACCGTGCGGACCTGGCTGCGGCGTACGTCGGAGGCTTCCTGCTCGGCCGCTTCCTGGGCGGCGGCCAGCAGCCGGGAGCGCAGGATGCGCATGGCCTGCTCCTTGTTCTGGAGCTGGCTCTTCTCGTTCTGGCAGGAGGCGACGACACCGGTCGGCAGGTGCGTGATGCGCACTGCGGAGTCGGTGGTGTTGACGGACTGGCCGCCGGGGCCCGAGGAGCGGTAGACGTCGATGCGCAGGTCGTTGGCGTGGATCTCGACGTCGACCTCCTCCGCCTCGGGCGTCACCAGCACACCGGCGGCCGAGGTGTGGATGCGGCCCTGCGACTCGGTGGAGGGCACGCGCTGCACCCGGTGCACGCCGCCCTCGTACTTCATCCGGGCCCAGACGCCCTGGCCGGGTTCGGTGGCGCCGTTGCCGCCCTTGGTCTTCACGGCGACCTGGACGTCCTTGTAGCCGCCGAGCTCGGACTCGGTGGAGTCGATGATCTCGGTCTTCCAGCCGACGCGCTCGGCGTACCTCAGGTACATGCGCAGCAGATCGCCGGCGAACAGGGCGGACTCGTCGCCGCCCGCACCCGCCTTGATCTCCAGGAGCACGTCCTTGTCGTCGCTGGGGTCGCGCGGGACCAGGAGGAGGCGGAGCTTCTCCGTGATCTCGTCGCGCTGCTTCTCCAGGACCTTGACCTCGGCGGCGAAGTCCGGGTCGTCCGCGGCGAACTCGCGTGCGGTGCCGATGTCGTCGCCGACGCGCTTCCAGGTCCGGTACGTGGAGACGATCGGGGTCAGCTCCGCGTAGCGCTTGTTGAGCTTGCGCGCGTTGGCCTGGTCGGCGTGGACCGACGGGTCGGCGAGCCTCTTCTCGAGATCGGCGTGCTCACCGATCAGTTCCTCGACCGCCTCGAACATCGGGTGCTCCTGGTTCCGTGCGTCATACGTCTGCGGGCCTGCTGGACGGCCTGCCGCCGGCGGGCGGTACAGCCGGAAAAAACGCCGGCCCCGGCGCCCCCGCAAGAGGGCGCCGGGAACCGGCGCAGTGGCTCGCTACTTGCTGGCGGAGCCGGCGGCCTTGCCGAAGCGGGCCTCGAAGCGGGCCACACGGCCACCGGTGTCGAGGATCTTCTGCTTGCCCGTGTAGAACGGGTGGCACTCGGAGCAGACGTCGGCGCGGATCGCGCCGCCCTCAAGGGTGCTCCGGGTGGTGAACGACGCACCGCAGGTGCAGCTGACCTGCGTCTCGACGTACTGGGGGTGAATCTCGCGCTTCAAGGTGTCTCCTAGTTTCGGGAGGGCTCCGGGTCGTACGCGCGGATTGCGCGTCCGTGAACCGGGGCCGACGTACCAGTCTGCCAGGACCGGCCGTATCTCCCAAAACGAGAGGCGGGGCGCGGGTATTCCCCGTACTGCCCGCGAACGTTCCGCGCCCGCGTGGTGACGGGACGCCCTCACCGCACGACGTCTCCCGCGTCGCCCTTGTCGCCGGCCGACGTCTCGGTGGCGGACGCCGGGATCGGCTCGTCGTGCTCGAGGGCCGTCCACACCTGCCTGCCGGCCTTCTCCTGGGGCAGCACCCGGTTCGGGTCGGCGGGGTCGTACTCCACGGGCAGCGTGACCATGTGGACGTGGGCCGGGTCGAGGGCCTTGAGGCCGTTCGCGAAGCCGGTGAGCTTCTTGACCGAGGCCAGCTCCGAGTCGGTGGTAACGGCCTTCGTGGCGGTGTCGGCGAGACCGAAGAGCTTCGTGGGGTCGGAGAACACCCCGACGCTCTTCACCTGGTTCATCAGGGCCTTCACGAAGGCCTGCTGGAGCTGGATGCGGCCCAGGTCGCTGCCGTCGCCGACGCTCTTGCGGGTGCGCACGAGACCGAGCGACTGCTCCCCACCCAGGGTGTGGGTGCCGGGCTGCAGATGGAGGTGGCTCTTGGAGTCGTCGATCGCCTGCGAGGTGGTGATCTCGACGCCACCGAGCCGGTCGACGAGCTTCTTGAAGCCGGTGAAGTCGACCTCGACGTAGTGGTCCATGCGGATGCCGGACATGGCCTCCACCGTCTTGACCGCGCAGGCCGGGCCGCCGACCTCGTACGCGGTGTTGAACATCGCGTGCTGCGCCGCACCGACCCGCTCGCCGGTCGTGTCGCTGGTGCAGGCGGGGCGGTCGACGAGGGTGTCCCGGGGGACGGAGACCACTTCGGCGGACTTGTGGCCCTTGTTCACGTGGACGACCATCGCGGTGTCCGAGCGCGCCGCGCCCTCGTCGGCGCCGTACGCGGAGTTGGCGCCCGAACGGGAGTCGGAGCCCAGCACCAGGATGTCCTGCGAACCGTTGTCGACGTCGTCGGGGCGCTCCGCGCCCAGGGCGGCGTTGATGTCGACGCCCTTGAGATTGCCGTTGAGCGTGAAGTAGGCGTATCCGAGCCCTGATCCTCCCGCGACGACCACGGCGGCGGCGCCCCACAGGGCCACGGTCTTCACCCGGCGCGCCCGG from Streptomyces sp. B1I3 includes:
- the glyA gene encoding serine hydroxymethyltransferase, which produces MPVTTPAAPAAVSPPASSGGAMPQDFGALFRQDPEVAGILLAETGRQSSTLQLIAAENFTSPAVLAALGSPLANKYAEGYPGARHHGGCEQADAAERVAVRRAMSLFGAEHANVQPHSGSSAVLAAYAALLRPGDTVLAMGLPYGGHLTHGAPANFSGRWFDFAGYGVDPETGLIDYAQVRALARARRPKAIVCGSISYPRHPDYEVFREIADEAGAYLIADAAHPMGLIAGGAAPSPVPYADVVCATTHKVLRGPRGGMILCGVELAQRIDRAVFPFSQGGAQMHTVAAKAVAFGEAATPAYALYAHQVVAHARVLAAALEAEGFEVTTGGTDTHIVVADPGPLGVDGRTARERLAAAGVVLDTCALPHGDGRGIRLGTAAVTTQGMDDADMAQIAALIGAAVREEDDAGRLRAEVRGLAERNPPYPA
- a CDS encoding L-threonylcarbamoyladenylate synthase is translated as MARRYDCNDATDRTTGLREAASAVRRGELVVLPTDTVYGIGADAFSSEGVADLLDAKGRGRNMPTPVLIGSPNTLHGLVTDFSEQAWELVDAFWPGALTLVARHQPSLQWDLGDTRGTVAVRMPLHPVAIELLTEVGPMAVSSANLTGHPSPEDCDAAQEMLGDSVSVYLDGGPTPGIVPSSIVDVTGKVPLLLRAGALSVEELRKVVPDLEVAN
- the prfA gene encoding peptide chain release factor 1, which translates into the protein MFEAVEELIGEHADLEKRLADPSVHADQANARKLNKRYAELTPIVSTYRTWKRVGDDIGTAREFAADDPDFAAEVKVLEKQRDEITEKLRLLLVPRDPSDDKDVLLEIKAGAGGDESALFAGDLLRMYLRYAERVGWKTEIIDSTESELGGYKDVQVAVKTKGGNGATEPGQGVWARMKYEGGVHRVQRVPSTESQGRIHTSAAGVLVTPEAEEVDVEIHANDLRIDVYRSSGPGGQSVNTTDSAVRITHLPTGVVASCQNEKSQLQNKEQAMRILRSRLLAAAQEAAEQEASDVRRSQVRTVDRSEKIRTYNFPENRISDHRVGFKAYNLDQVLDGDLDAVIQACVDADSAAKLAAA
- a CDS encoding LCP family protein; protein product: MSSGQSRNTGRIRGTGSRRRKPSRARRVKTVALWGAAAVVVAGGSGLGYAYFTLNGNLKGVDINAALGAERPDDVDNGSQDILVLGSDSRSGANSAYGADEGAARSDTAMVVHVNKGHKSAEVVSVPRDTLVDRPACTSDTTGERVGAAQHAMFNTAYEVGGPACAVKTVEAMSGIRMDHYVEVDFTGFKKLVDRLGGVEITTSQAIDDSKSHLHLQPGTHTLGGEQSLGLVRTRKSVGDGSDLGRIQLQQAFVKALMNQVKSVGVFSDPTKLFGLADTATKAVTTDSELASVKKLTGFANGLKALDPAHVHMVTLPVEYDPADPNRVLPQEKAGRQVWTALEHDEPIPASATETSAGDKGDAGDVVR
- a CDS encoding protein-tyrosine-phosphatase — protein: MTAPEGRGIAGRHDTFRILHVSTGNVCRSPITERLTRHALVDRLGDPLSGGLIVESAGTWGHEGAPMEANAEVVLADFGADASGFVGRELLDEHVIRADLVLTATRDHRAQVISMGHSAGLRTFTLKEFTRLVRAIDPATLPDAHEEGVVERARALVRAAAALRGWLLAPTAEADEVFDPYGAPITFFRSIGDEINQALDPVVTALTGVRAPH
- the prmC gene encoding peptide chain release factor N(5)-glutamine methyltransferase, producing the protein MNLLLAEVAQATQRLADAGVPSPRFDAEELAAFVHGVKRGELHRVPDADFDARYWETVARREAREPLQHITGRAFFRYLELQVGPGVFVPRPETESVVGWAIDAVRAMDVVEPLIVDLCTGSGAIALAMAQEVPRSRVHGVELSEDALRWTRKNAEGSRVTVHRGDALSALPELDGQVDLVISNPPYIPLTEWEYVAPEARDHDPQMALFSGEDGLDTIRGIERTAHRLLRPGGLVVIEHADTQGGQVPWIFTEERGWADAADHPDLNNRPRFATARKAMP
- a CDS encoding MraY family glycosyltransferase translates to MGQPVRDYLLTLCVTAAVTYLLTGPVRKFAIAVGAMPAIRARDVHREPTPRLGGIAMFGGLCAGLIVADHLFNLNGVFELSNEPRALLSGAALIWLIGVLDDKFEIDALIKLGGQMIAAAVMVIQGLTILWLPIPGVGTVALTQWQGTLLTVALVVITINAVNFVDGLDGLAAGMVCIASAAFFLYTYRLWYGYGIEAAAPATLFAAVLMGMCLGFLPHNMHPARIFMGDSGSMLIGLVLAAGAISVTGQVDPDAMKLFEGSERQATHAMLPVFIPLLLPLTIIAIPAADLILAIVRRTWNGQSPFAADRGHLHHRLLEIGHSHSRSVLIMYFWSALIAFGAVGYSVHSASLWIVLVVVGLSAVGLVLLLMPRFTPRAPRWAERFVPPRYRRRRRDSAQDEPVDGPEPAADGEAEDRHLPGGSHLASGAPDRAPVAVGVSGVNGATAIGPRSRFAARDRADSSR
- the atpB gene encoding F0F1 ATP synthase subunit A, which codes for MSADPTTVLAFETDCHIFDGCGFPAPGLHSFVFEPMFTVGGIEINKPMLLAVLSTVVVVGFFWAAFNKPKLVPGKLQMVAEAGYDFIRTGVVYETLGKREGKKYVPLMVSLFFFIWIMNLWAIIPLAQFPVVSVIGFPVALAAIVYVLWVSLTFKRHGFVGGWKNISGYDPSIGPALPFVMLIEIMSNLLIRPFTHAVRLFANMFAGHVLLLIFTIASWYLLNGIGIAYAGVSFVMTILMTAFELFIQALQAYVFVLLACNYIQGALAEHH
- the rpmE gene encoding 50S ribosomal protein L31, producing MKREIHPQYVETQVSCTCGASFTTRSTLEGGAIRADVCSECHPFYTGKQKILDTGGRVARFEARFGKAAGSASK